In the genome of Methanobacterium bryantii, the window TATCTATAAAATAAGAATGTTTTTTAAAGGTGGATTTTTCCACCCCCATAATTTTATTTTTGCTTAAAAATTTATTGAAACTATTTTTATGACTCAAATTAATTAAGGTTAATTTTCCTGTTTAATTATCACTATTTAATCAAAATATTTACTTTTCTAGAAATTTAATATAATAAAATGTCAGTAAATACTCTCTTTTTGTATTGTACTGTAATTAAGGAATACACTTGAAAAATAAGCCGGATAATAATTCTTTTTATCTTTAACTTACACTAATGTACAGAAAGATTCTTAATTAACAAAAATTAAAAAGGTTTATCAAAAAAGAATAGTTAGATTATAATTAAAGGATTATTCACTTAATTTAACATAAATGGCATGTTTGTCAAGGTCAATTTCAACTATTGCCCCAGTAATGTCTTTTCTAGTACCTAATATGTCTGTAAGCCCTATATTTTCACCATCAATTTTTATAAACAACGCATCTTCCATTATTTTATCGCCGTCGGTTGAGTAAACTGTTGATTCGCACATTTTATCACCACTCGTAGTTATGTTTTTAATGTAATTTTTTATTTGCTATTATACAATTTTTCCACTATTTTCAAAAACTTCTCCATCTGCCATAACAACATTCCCACGGACTACTGTCATAACAGGCATGCCCTTAACTTTAAATCCATTAAATGGAGAATATTTAGCTTTTGTCTTGAATTCACCAGGGTTTATTATCCCTTCTTTTTTCATATCAACCACTACAAAGTCTGCATCCATTCCCTCTGCAATTTTTCCTTTATTTTTAAGGTTAAATATTTCAGCGGGATTCTCGCATAAAAGCCGTTTGATATCTCCAAAAGCCATCTTGTTTTTATTTACTTTAGTTAAAAGTAGAGGTAAAGCTGTTTCAAGGTTGGGAATTCCAGATGGGGCTTCCCATACTATTTTTTCTTTTTCAAGGATTGTATGGGGGGCATGATCGGTTCCGATTACGTCTATTTTTTCCAGTTCATTAATCCCTAAGGCATATTTTTTATCTCGAAGTGGAGGGTTGGTCTTTGCAAGGTTTCCACATTTTTTAAAATAAGATGCATCTAAAAATAGGTGGTGGGGAGTTATCTCTGATGTAACCATGCAATTTTCACTTTTTGCTTCTTGAATTATGTCAAGAGACTTTTTAGTGCTTACATGGCAGATATGGATTCTCGAATTCAACTGTTTTGCCAGGGAAGTGGCTTTTAAAACTGCAATATCTTCTGCAAGCGGCGGACGGGCATCTGTATAAATTTCAGGATCTATACTGCCGCTTGATTTCATTTTATCAGTGCATTCTTTAACTGTATCCATATCTTCAGCGTGCACTGATATTAGCTGATCTTCAGGTAACCTCTTAATTTCCTTAAAAATTTCTAACAGATGCTCATCATCAATAAGGTCCATGTATATTTTAAAGGATGCAGGTTTAAGCTCTGCTATTTTTTTAATCTCACGAATATTACCTACGCCTGCATGCAGTCCAAAATCAACCACACTCTTCTTTCTCGCGATGTTTAATTTCTCAATAAATGCTTTTTCAGTGTTGGTTGGGGGATTAGTATTTGGCATATCCATTACTGTGGTAAATCCACCGCAGGCTGCTGCGACCGATCCGGTTTTAAAAGTTTCTTTCTCTGGAAATCCAGGGTCTCTAAAATGTACATGTGAGTCAATAAGTCCGGGTAAAACTATATTTCCTTTGATATCTATTGTTTCCTCGCTTTTTGGAGCTATCTTTGTAATAGATACAATTTTACCCTCTTCAATTCCTATAATACATTCTTTGTTCTCGGGGACAAGTTTACAGTTTTTAAGACATAAATCAATCATTCTGCACCTCATAAATATGAATGATAATATTTAATTAAGTTAATTCTTCTTTAATGATTATAAGTTGAATCTTCCTTTTATCCTTCTATATTTTTCTATTAAATCTTTGATCTGTTCTTCAGCATTTCTTTTAGGACTGTAAGGTAAAGCATCACCGTAAAAATTAATTTCTTCACTTTCCAATTTTTCGATATTTTCATAAACTGTTTTTTTCCATAGATCAAGCCATCCATTATCGGGTCTTGAATATTTGCTAATATCTATCCCTAAATGTTCGTTCCATAGTTCTTGCCGGAATTTTTTTATAGTGTCTCTTTTTGGCTTATCAAAATCAAAAAATAGGGCATTTACCTCCATATTGAGATAATTTGTTGAACTATCGCGGCTGCCAAATTCTTCGGCACAACTGAGGGAGGAACCATCTAAATTAGACGAGCCTATAGTGGCCCATATATCATCTACAATTGCAACCTTGCTGTGTACATAACAATGTCTCAGTTTGTTTTTTCCATTTTTAAATTCACCTGACCATAATGAGTATATGCCTATTCTAGGATGATCTAATGCGGATTTTTCTAGATCCATTCCCATTAATTGAAAGCCATAATGTTGCCATGTCCTGTAGCTTGGAACATCAGGAACCTCATTAATTACCATAATTAACTGTAATTCTGGGTTATGGTCAAGGGCATTTTTTAAAGCGCTGACAATATATTTATTGGTAAAATATTGATTTTCAAGATAAATAAAGTCTTCTGCATTAGTAATGGCTCTTCTATACGCCTCAAATACTCCTTTTTCTCCTTTATCATTTATTGTACCTGGAGTAATTGATCTCACAATTTGGAGGGGCATATTATTATATTGAAACATTTTATTTTGATATTCTACATTGTTTAGGTTATTTTTGGAAGTGTTTCCTAAATTTAGAGATTCATTTTTAAAAATTTTATCTTTACCTTTAAAATGGAGATCTGAAAGATAATTCCAAAGTTCAATGAAAAATTCTTCTATATGTCCTATCGCTTCACCACTTAAATATATTGAAACATCATGAACAGGGCCTTCATTTTTTTCACCACGGCGGGGTTCATTAACTAGATGCTGGTTAGTATCCCAGTAAGCTTGACTAAAAGGAGAGCCCAAGATGAATGCTTCTTTTCCATCGACAATCAGTACTTTAGCATGCATGGCATAAGGCCCTCTTGCCGGAAATCTCCTGACACTCACATTACTGTCTTTAAAATAGTTATGTAGTTCATCATAGTTATCTGGAATAACCATATTTTCATTTATTATAATTTTAACCTCAGCCCCTCTACTTTCGGCATCTAAAAGTTTATCGACAAGGGGTTTATCCTTTTTATATATGTTTTCATCCTCAAAAAATCGGGGGATGAAATCAGGATAGAATGCAAATTGGGTTAAATAAATATATGATTCTGCATTATCTATTGAATCTACTATTTTTTCTAGTGTCTTTTTGTTATCTATTAAAATTTCAAAGCTGTTACTGGAGGTAAATCTGGATGGTGATTTATTTTTTAATGTAACAAACCATCCCTCTATCATGCTTTGATTTATTACAATGTCATCAATGTATTTTATGGTACTTTTCACATTTTCATGAACATGGGACCTTAAAATCTCAAAAACTCCCAGTTTATCTTTAACAATAATTCTTATATCTGGCTCTTTATCTGCAATTTCCTTGTATCTATTTTGGGGATAAAGTATCCTGTAATATCCATTATCATCTGTAATTGTGTGCCCTAAAAGATCATCTTCTAAAAAGAAAAGCCCTTTATATTTGTCTGTTATAAACTGTAAAGAGCCACCAAGATCCATATTTGGAGATATAAATGATTTAACTTTAGATTCCACTAAATGTATGGCATTTAGTTTTATTTTTCCAAAATCAACATCCTCTGCTACAACTGCTAATCCGGCTATGGGATTTCCTTCTTCGTCTATAATCCTACCTTTAACACCAATATTGCCATTATTTATTTCTAAATCTTCGAAATCAAGAATATCTGCAACATTTTCTCTTGATTTAGACATTATAATTTGATTATCTATAAGGATGTCCAGTTTTATATTTATATTATCCTGTAATTCGGGCTCTACATGATAATTAATTTGAAAATCACCGTTAATATCAGAAATAGCTGATCCAAGTTCCGTATTTTTTAAAAAAAAATATTTGAAAGCTTTAACTTTTAAATTAGATAAAGGTTTTTTATTTTCATCAATTAGATGTCCATAAATCTTATTTTCCTGTGTGTTTTCCATAAATATCACTTATCTTGTTTTAGACGGATTATGGATTCTTTAGCAATGTTTAATTTTAGTTATACGTATGTTTTGGTTAATAAGTCTCTAATCACTATATATATTAAATTGATCATTGGGAATAATTAATTTATCTAAAAAAAAAGAAAGGTAATATCATGCCTTCAAAACAAGAATTTGTCAGAGATTTTATAGAGCGGGATCGAAAACTCTTATTTGAGGATTGTAAAAAGGATCAGGAATATGCAGAGCATGAAAACGAATTTAAAATAATTGCAGACTTTACAGAATATTCTCCACTGCATATGGGTCACAGGCACTGCATGATGGGGGCAAAGGAAAAAGTTGAAGATGGAATCTTTGTTGCAGTAGTTCCTGGGCTATTTGAGCGAAGCGGCAGGGGGCTGCCATACATCATGTCACGCCATGCAAGGGCGGATTCTGCGGTGGCTGTTGGGGCAGATATAGTCATAGAAGGCCCTCCAATGGGTATAATGGGCTCTGGTCAATATTCGTTATGTCTTGCAAAGACTTTTAAAGCATTGGATGCAGATTATATTCCTAGGGGTTATAAACCGGTTCAAGGTTTTCAAGAGATACTCCATAGAATCTCGGATGGAAAAGGAGTAGCTCCAAAACCCTACAAAATAATTGATATGGATACAAAAGAGGTTTTAATTAAGGGTAAACTTCATGAAGATAATTATGTCATCGTATCTCTTTCAAGGTCCCTTAAAAAGATAAATTTTGATTTCAAAGATAAATTCATCTTCGTACCGCGTATTGAAGGAGTAAGTGGCACTAAAATTAGAGAAGCTGTTTTAAAAAGAAATTTAAGTTCTGTTGAAGATATGCTGCCCCCTGAAACTATTGAAGTTTTAAACAGGGAAGTGGCACGTGAAAGGGCTCCCATTCATAACTGTCGAGATGAAGAAGGCATAATTGAACTTGTAAATGAAGGATCAAGAGAATATTTAAAATCGCTTGCACTTTTAGATGATAAAACTGTAGAAAACCTCATAAAAAACAGGCCGTTTAAAAATATGGCTGATATAGAAGAATGTGTTTCATGGGGTTTCAGCAGGCACTATAAAAATAGAATTTTGTCATCTATGGAAGCAAGAATAGATAAAAAAACAGTATCCTCATATATTGATAAGTATCCATCCGTTATCCGCGTGTTAAACTTTAAGGATAAGGACACACTTAAAAATTTTAAAAATAATATACCCACAAGGAGGATAGAAATATGGCAATAAAAGAAGGAGATTTTATAAGGCTTAAATACACTGGAAAAGTTCAGGAAACCGGTGATATATTTGATACAACAAGTGAAGAAGTAGCTGAAGAAGCAGGACTTGTCACTGAAAATAAAACTTTTGGTCCAATCCCAATAGCTGTAGGAGTAGGACATGTATTAAAAGGACTTGATAAAGGTTTAGTTGGCATGGAAGTAGGTGAAGCGAAATCAATTGAAGTACCTCCAGAAGAAGGATTTGGAGTAAGAGACCCAAAATTAACCCAGCTTATACCAATGAGTGAATTCAAAAAACAGAATATCAGACCTCAAAAAGGTATGAACATCACATTAGAAGGGCACAATGGTAAAATAAGGAGCATAAGTGGTGGAAGAGTAACCGTAGACTTCAACCATGAATTTGCTGGAAAAACACTGGTATACGATGTGGAAGTTGAAAAAATAATTGAAGACGACACAGAAAAAGTGTACGGAATCATAGAACTCCAGTACCCTAACCCAAATATAAAACCTGAAGACCATGAAGTAAAAATGGAAGACGGAAAAGTAATGATTTACCTCAATGAAATGGCTAAATTCGACAACCAAATTACCTATGCAAAATTCAGAATTGCAAGGGATATATGGGACAACATGGGTATAGACAGGGTCGAATTTGTGGATGTATTCGAGAAAAAAGTAAACACTGAAGAAGAAAAAGAAGAAGAAACTGAAGCAGAAGAATAATTCAGCTGCTTTAAACTTCATTAACTTCTTTTATTTTTAAGTAAATATTGGGCTTATAAAACCTTTAAAAAGTTTTTAAGCCAGTATTATCCTTTTATAGAATCTTTATTTTGGACATAATTCATTAAATCATTTTTGTGACCTTTCAAAAATTTCATTAATTTTGGGGGGATGTTATAAGATTTAATTTTACTTTTTAAACCATAATTAACAGTTTAATTTATAGTTTGATCTTTAGATTCTCTATTTTTGCTATTAAAATCGATAAAGGTAAATATTAATTTTTATATAATACTAATTATAAAATTTTTAATAATAGGAGATTTTTTTATGGCCAAAAAACTTTTTATAGGTTTAATCGTCATCATAATTTCAATAGTAGGTGTTTCAGGATACGTTATGTCACAAACCGGTGGAACTACTCCTTCATTAAAGACTAACAACAGTAATTTGATTCCAGCAGCAGCTATGGAAAATAACAACTATGTATCTTCTCCTAAAAGAGAAATGTGCGATGCATGCGCAGGTACTGGATGGTGCAGGCAGGATATATGCTTGAAATGTAATGGAACGGGTGTTATAGTTTGTAAAGCATGTAATGGTACTGGCGAATGTAAAAATGGAACTATTTGTCCATACTGCCATGGAACTGGGGAGATTATCTGCCCTGCATGCCATGGAACTGGTGGAACCCGATGTAAATTCTGCGGCGGTGATGGCTACTACGACCCAGAAAAAGGAGATAAAAAAGCTTAGAAACTGATTATTTGCAAAAAAATAGTAGAAAATCTAGTTGGTGTTAGGTAATTGTTCTTAGACTTTAATTAGAGATAATCAGCGATTTTTTTTTTAAATTTTCGAGCGCTTTTTTCCTTTCTCTCTTTAATTACCTTTTTCCTGTTTAATCTATCCCTAATTTTAATAGAAAGAAGTATGATTACAACCACTGCTGTAAAAAATCCTACTATTAGCGGTTTTAGATTGATCATTGCTATTTTAAATTTATAATGGATGGATTTTTAAGTAAAAAAAGAAGAAAAAAGATAAAGTTTAAGGCCAAGTCAGCAACTTAGGCACTTTAACTTTTTTAAACCTTCTTCTAACGTCTTCTGGCCAGTTTTCAGGGTCGAAACCTTTCTGTGCAAGGAACCCAAATACAATACGGGTTAAACCAATACCTGTACACCCTGTCCATACTCCATGGTTGTGGGTTTCTTTTATTGAAAATCCTTCCACAAAGTGGGTTCCGTGGATATTTGCAGATACGATTGCAACTCCTTTCTCTTGACCGGGCACATTAAGTCTCATTTCTTTTTTAGGAATATCTGGGAATTCAATTCCACGGTTTTCTACTTTCCTGCCTTCCAGGTAGAACGGATCGTCTCCTACTTCTGTGTACCAGTCAAGTTCCAGATCATCAGCGATCTGGTGGGAAATTTCAACGGTTTGATCCCTTATTTCATTACACTGCTCAGGTGTTCCAAGCCATACAAGTTCTATACGTTGGAATTCGTGGACTCTATCCAGACCTTTAGCTCCCCCACCTTCCCAACGGTATGTCCAACCGCTCCTGTCAAAGAATTTAATTGGGAGGTCCTTTTCATCCACAACCTGGTGGCTTAAAAACTCGTAGAACGGCTCACACTGTGCTGGGGCCAGTACATAAGAAGGATCCTTTAAACCTTCCTTCAGGAGGTCAATTGGGACTTCGCGTTTGATTTCAAGCTCACTGCGGAATTTATCAAATACTAATGGGTCTCTCCTTGGCGCGGAACAGTAGTACATCCCTTCAGGAAGACCTTCTAAGTATTTCATTTTCTCCATCACTGGAATTGGAATGAGTTTTGGAAACAGACATTCCTCAAAATCAAGCTTTTCAATAAGTTTTTCTACAAATATCTCTTCTAATGCATGCTGAAGCGCCACAAGCGGCGGTGCGTAGAACCACTGGCCTTTGCCCGGGAATTTTTTAACCCATCCCAGTCTAGCAGCTTCTTCAGTCGGGTCGCCTTCAAAGAAATATTTCTGCATGCAGCTTTTTCCTAAAATTGTACCGGGTTCAACTTTAGTCACCTGCTTGGTGAGTATATCAGAAGGACCGCATTCTGTTTCAGGAATGGAACTTGCAATAGCGCTTGTCACGTGTTTAATAACTCTATCAATGGTATGGTTTCTTAAGTCCCCTTCTTCCAGATCTTTAAATTCAAGAACTACTTCGTCATCTTTAACTTCGTAATTGTCCACATAGGGGACGTCTTTCAGATCTACTTTTTCTTCAGTAGGTATCTCAATTTTATAATAATTCACAATTATTTTTCGCACACCTAAACGGTACTGTTTACCCAAAAGTTGAGTGAGTGGTTTTTTAACACGTAATAACGCATCATGTGCCCTTCCCCGTCTTCCAGATACCATTTCAACCTTCAAAGTGTTTCCAATTAAATCCCAGCTTACTATCTGGGATGCATCCTGTTCCTGCTCTTCAGGTACTCCTTTTAAGAATATTTCATTATTAGCGTGGTTTATAAATTCTTCTATATCTTTACGTGCATCTTCTGCATCTTTACTGAATAATATTTCTCCTTTAAGAGTGAATTTCATGTAATTTCACCTTTTAAAAACTGTAATTATAAATAAAATATAAATTATGTTTTATTCTTGGATTATTTAATTTCTTCTTTTGTAAAATCAATCACTTTTTCGGCCATCATCTCGCAAAAAAGAATATCATCTACCGTTGCAAGAGTAGTTCGAAGTGATTCTGAATCTAACTTACAAATAAGACTGTTATTTTCAACACATGATTCAATAAAACCCATATTGTCTGGTTTAAGTGATCCTAAAGCTATTTTGGCTTCTTCTTCTGTTTCATACGTGAAAATAATTGTAGATTCTATTTGCATGGTTTACCTTCTAATTTAACTTAAAATATTTTCTGCAATTTTGGCTATTGATTTAAAAGCTGCCGAGTCAGGATACTTGGCAAGTGGGTGCCCTTCCATATCAGCTCTTATAACTTCTTCGTCCCTTGGAATAGTGCCAATAACTTCAAGCCCGAGTTCTTTAATTTTTTGAGTTGCAAAATTTTCTTCCATTTTATTGGACACTTTATTTATAACACATGCAAGTTTAGGGATACCAATATCGCCGGCGAGTTTTTTAATCCTTGCTGCGGTTTCAATGGATTTAAGTCCTGGTTCAACAACGATGATCATTAAATCAACTGCTTCGGCAGTTTTTCTACCAAGGTGTTCTATCCCTGCTTCCATGTCAAGTATAATAAATTCATCTTTTTTAAGAATTAAATTTCTCATGAGTGCTTTAAGGAGTACAGAAGCGGGGCAGATACAGCCTTCGCCCCCCTTGTCAATGGTGCCCATTACAAGGAGTTTTAAATTGCCTTCACTGTCATAATTTATAGATAAAGACTCTGGAAGGTCGCTTATCTTTGGATTCATTTTAAAAACTTCTCCAAATGATGATCCGGGTTCTGCACCGGTTCTTTCTTTTATAAGATCCTTCATCTTGGATATGGGGCTAATTGGCTCCATAATTCCAAGACTTGATGCAAGGTTCATGTCTGGATCTGCATCTATAGCGAATACTTTATAACGTTGTGACAATATACATGCTAATGTACCAGAAAGGGTTGTTTTACCGACCCCTCCTTTTCCAGTTATTGCAATTTTCATATAATTTCACCTATATACATGACCGTATATCAGAGGTAACTACTATTTCTTTATGTGATCATTGTATATATAGGATGGAAGATTTATTAAGTTATAGACCTAAGAAAGTTATAGAGGAGGATTATTAATGACTAGAGCATACACAAGAAAAGACTATATAAGAAAAATTCCTGGCTCCAGGATAGTTCAATATGATATGGGGAACCTTTCAGCAGAATTCCCTTTGACAGTAAGTCTAGCGGTTAAAAAACCGACACAATTATCTCACAATGCATTAGAAGCAGCAAGGATCGCTTCAAACAAGTATATGCAGCGAAGGGCAGGTAGAATGGGTTACCATCTTAAAATAAGGGTGTACCCACACCACATAGTGCGTGAAAACCCAATGGCAACCGGTGCAGGTGCTGACAGGGTTCAGGACGGTATGAGAAAAGCATTCGGAAAACCAGTAAGCTCCGTTGCTATCGTGGATGCCGGCCAAAAGATTATAACAATACACACAAACAAAAGATACTTCAAAGATGCAAAAATGGCATTAAAAAGAGCTGCAATGAAATTCCCTGTTCCATGTAGAATTGTTGTTGATAAGGGCGAAGAACTAATTAAATAGAAGAGTGTTTAGCATGAAGCTTGTCGAATTTTTTGAAGAACTAGGTAAAGAGGATGTGGATGTTGCAGGTGGAAAAGGTGCAAACCTGGGAGAATTAACAAATGCCGGAATTAATGTACCTCCAGGATTTGTTATAACCTCTGAAACCTACGATAAATTTATAAAAGAAACAGGTATCTTTGATGAAATAATGAGCATTCTTGATGCTATAGATGTAAATGATACAAAAGAACTTCAAGGAGCTTCAGCAAGGATAAAAGAAATAATAATGAAAGCGTATGTACCTGATGACATACGAACAACTATAATTGAAGCTTATAATGCATTATGCCAGAGAATTGGTAAAGAAAATGCATTTGTTGCAATAAGGTCTTCTGCAACAGCAGAAGATCTTCCTGAAGCTTCATTTGCTGGACAGCAAGATACATTCTTAAATATTAGGGGCCCAGAAGATGTCTTGATTTATGTACAAAAATGTTGGGCATCTTTATTCGAATCCCGAGCTATTTTTTACAGGGAAGAAAATAATTTTGATCATTCCAAAGTTTATATTGCTGTAGTTGTTCAGGAAATGGTTAATGCCGAAAAAGCAGGAGTAATGTTTACAGTTCACCCATCAACTGGTGAAGAACAGATATTACTTGAAGCTGCATGGGGATTAGGCGAAGCTGTAGTATCTGGCACCGTTACACCGGATACTTACTGGGTAGATAAGAAAACCGGCAAGGTCTTTAACTGTAATATAAGTGAAAAGAACACCATGTTTACAAAAGATCCTGATGCTGGAAAGACAGTACAACTGGACGTTCCAGAAGATCTTAAAAACAAAAGGGTTCTAAGTGATGAAGAAATTGCAGCACTTACCAAGCTTGGTGCAAGGATTCAGGAACACTATGATTTCCCACAGGACACTGAATGGGCAATGGAAAACGGAAGAGTTTTCATGCTCCAGTCCAGACCTATAACTACACTCGGAATGAACAATGGAACCGAAGCAAAAGAAGGTGCTGGAGAAGAAAGGACAATAATCACCAAAGGATTAGGTGCAAGTCCCGGAATGGCTTCAGGTACCGTTAAAATAGTAAAAGACACAGATGAACTGGATAAAGTAGGAAACGGTGACATACTGGTTACAGTCATGACAACACCTGATATGGTCCCTGCCATGAAAAGGGCAAACGGAATCATAACTGATGAAGGTGGAGTGACCTGCCATGCAGCAATTGTTTCAAGGGAACTTGGAATATCCTGTGTCGTTGGAACAGGAGATGCAACAAAAATCCTTAAAGAAAACGAGATGGTAACACTCGATGGAAATAAAGGAATAGTTTACAAGGGCAAATTTGAGGAAGCAGGGAAAAAAGAAGCTGCTGAAGAACAACCTGCCATGATGGCACAGGCACCTATTTTAACTGTTACAGAAGTTAAAGTCAATGTCAGCATGCCTGAAGCAGCTAAAAAAGCAGCTGCTACCGGCGCAGACGGAGTAGGGCTTCTCAGAACTGAACACATGATGTTAACCTCAGGAGTACACCCTAAAAAGTTCATAAATGATGGAAAAGAGGATGAACTCATAAAAATTCTTGTAGAAAACGTTTTAAAAGTTGCAGACGAATTCTATCCAAAACCAGTTTGGTACAGGACTCTCGACGCACCTACAGATGAATTCATTTCTCTGGAAGGTGGAGAAGGCGAACCATACGAACATAACCCTATGCTCGGATGGAGAGGTATAAGAAGAGAACTGGACGAGCCTGAAATATTAAGGGCTGAATTCAAAGCAATTAAGAAACTTCATGAACAAGGCTACACCAACATTGGAATAATGATACCTCTAGTTCAACATCCTGATGAACTCAGAAGAGCTAAACAAATAGCTGAAGAAGTTGGACTGAAACCTCAAAAGAATATTGAGTTCGGTATCATGGTTGAAACACCTGGGGCAGCTCTTATAATTGAAGATTTCATTGCTGAAGGGCTTGACTTTGTAAGCTTTGGAACAAACGACCTTACTCAGTACACACTTGCTATTGACAGAAACAATGAAAACGTTGCAAAACTTTACTCTGAAGGGCATCCTGCAGTTTTAAAACTCTTAGTTCGAGTTATAAAAATCTGTAACGAGGCAGGAGTTAAAACAAGTATCTGCGGACAGGCTGGAAGTATGCCTAAAATAGTTGAAAAACTTGTAGAGGCTGGAATTGAAAGTGTATCTGCAAATACAGACGCAGTTGCAACTGTAAGGGAAACAGTAGCAAGAGTAGAAAAGAAACTTGTCTTAAAAGCTGCAAGAAAAATGATGAGTGAATAAACACTCATTTTTTACTTATTTTTTTTATAATTGGTTTGAATTTTTCAAAATTTTTGCTTAAAAATCGAAGATTTTTTTTAACCCAAAATTCAATAGAATTTTAGAAAATACTATTGGTATTTTGTAATATTTTCTCAACTTTAAATTATTACAAGGTAAAATTTAATGTTTGAAAAACTATATGTTTTTTTGAACTTTCAAAGATGTCAAATCAAATAATTTGAAGTTGAGAAAATTCATAGAATTTTCGAACCTTAAAATCTGCCAAA includes:
- the ppsA gene encoding phosphoenolpyruvate synthase, producing the protein MKLVEFFEELGKEDVDVAGGKGANLGELTNAGINVPPGFVITSETYDKFIKETGIFDEIMSILDAIDVNDTKELQGASARIKEIIMKAYVPDDIRTTIIEAYNALCQRIGKENAFVAIRSSATAEDLPEASFAGQQDTFLNIRGPEDVLIYVQKCWASLFESRAIFYREENNFDHSKVYIAVVVQEMVNAEKAGVMFTVHPSTGEEQILLEAAWGLGEAVVSGTVTPDTYWVDKKTGKVFNCNISEKNTMFTKDPDAGKTVQLDVPEDLKNKRVLSDEEIAALTKLGARIQEHYDFPQDTEWAMENGRVFMLQSRPITTLGMNNGTEAKEGAGEERTIITKGLGASPGMASGTVKIVKDTDELDKVGNGDILVTVMTTPDMVPAMKRANGIITDEGGVTCHAAIVSRELGISCVVGTGDATKILKENEMVTLDGNKGIVYKGKFEEAGKKEAAEEQPAMMAQAPILTVTEVKVNVSMPEAAKKAAATGADGVGLLRTEHMMLTSGVHPKKFINDGKEDELIKILVENVLKVADEFYPKPVWYRTLDAPTDEFISLEGGEGEPYEHNPMLGWRGIRRELDEPEILRAEFKAIKKLHEQGYTNIGIMIPLVQHPDELRRAKQIAEEVGLKPQKNIEFGIMVETPGAALIIEDFIAEGLDFVSFGTNDLTQYTLAIDRNNENVAKLYSEGHPAVLKLLVRVIKICNEAGVKTSICGQAGSMPKIVEKLVEAGIESVSANTDAVATVRETVARVEKKLVLKAARKMMSE
- the rplJ gene encoding 50S ribosomal protein L16, which encodes MTRAYTRKDYIRKIPGSRIVQYDMGNLSAEFPLTVSLAVKKPTQLSHNALEAARIASNKYMQRRAGRMGYHLKIRVYPHHIVRENPMATGAGADRVQDGMRKAFGKPVSSVAIVDAGQKIITIHTNKRYFKDAKMALKRAAMKFPVPCRIVVDKGEELIK
- a CDS encoding ATP-binding protein, with amino-acid sequence MKIAITGKGGVGKTTLSGTLACILSQRYKVFAIDADPDMNLASSLGIMEPISPISKMKDLIKERTGAEPGSSFGEVFKMNPKISDLPESLSINYDSEGNLKLLVMGTIDKGGEGCICPASVLLKALMRNLILKKDEFIILDMEAGIEHLGRKTAEAVDLMIIVVEPGLKSIETAARIKKLAGDIGIPKLACVINKVSNKMEENFATQKIKELGLEVIGTIPRDEEVIRADMEGHPLAKYPDSAAFKSIAKIAENILS